A DNA window from Teredinibacter franksiae contains the following coding sequences:
- a CDS encoding S9 family peptidase, protein MNDKSKISLPFGSWPSNITAERVAGKTPKLAEPCIDNNRLFWLQTLPEEKGRVAVMMKPLVNNHSGEARCILPRPLSAKSKVHEYGGGSYCVDGNMLYFVLADDQQVYCADVTRSDFQPEVLSSNNTAFSNDSDSQLRFADLSLDESGAKLLAVCEQHFHDRKQEPETRLVAIHTNGSGTIDVIAEGNNFYSNPTLSPCGNTLCWLSWNHPNMPWDSTQLWLCHRNDEGHFVQASAVCVAGDTGNESIFQPRFSPTGDLIFVSDRNNWWNLYRITKENFCEGVFTAERITHLNAEFATPQWTFNMSTYAFLNEHSILATYTQNGAWQLATIDTRSSPYSLKKINAAHLNLTVIHGIECSENNAVFIAAGPTFAANVYHYCDGTTNAIIQNEELVAPAECSIPKAVQFSTGKSATQTAYGFYYPPANAHYFCTEGKPPLIVICHGGPTGATENALNLKIQYWTNRGFAVMDVNYRGSTGFGRTFRHDLHNNWGIYDVEDVCAAANYAVEQGWAAADKLIIKGSSAGGYTVLAALTFSSTFSAGVSLYGIGNLETLVCDTHKFEARYLDKLVGDYNHQRERYRQRSPIHFVNNINCPLLVFQGLEDKVVPPNQAEAMVKAVKAKGLKVNYVTFEDEGHGFRNAHNINTMLNEELRFYQQVFNL, encoded by the coding sequence ATGAACGATAAAAGCAAAATTTCTCTGCCTTTTGGCAGCTGGCCTTCAAATATAACCGCCGAACGGGTTGCCGGAAAAACGCCAAAACTAGCTGAACCCTGCATTGATAACAACCGGTTATTTTGGCTACAAACCCTGCCGGAAGAAAAAGGCAGGGTTGCGGTAATGATGAAACCGCTGGTAAATAATCACAGCGGCGAAGCTCGTTGCATACTTCCTCGACCACTTAGCGCTAAATCCAAAGTACACGAATACGGCGGCGGTAGTTACTGTGTAGACGGCAACATGCTCTATTTTGTACTCGCCGACGACCAGCAGGTTTACTGCGCAGATGTCACGCGTTCGGATTTTCAGCCAGAAGTGCTGTCATCAAACAATACAGCTTTTTCAAACGATAGCGATAGCCAGTTGCGGTTCGCCGACCTAAGCCTAGACGAAAGTGGTGCCAAGCTACTGGCGGTATGCGAGCAGCATTTCCATGACCGTAAGCAAGAGCCCGAGACTCGCCTAGTCGCTATCCATACCAACGGTAGCGGTACCATTGACGTTATTGCCGAGGGCAACAATTTCTACTCCAACCCCACACTTTCTCCCTGTGGCAACACGTTATGTTGGTTAAGCTGGAATCACCCCAATATGCCCTGGGACTCAACCCAGCTTTGGCTGTGCCACCGAAACGACGAGGGGCACTTTGTTCAAGCCAGTGCAGTATGTGTTGCCGGTGATACCGGCAACGAGAGTATTTTTCAACCGCGCTTTTCACCTACCGGTGATTTGATTTTTGTATCAGACCGTAACAATTGGTGGAACCTCTATCGCATTACGAAAGAAAATTTTTGCGAGGGAGTATTTACTGCTGAACGCATAACCCACCTTAACGCAGAGTTCGCGACGCCCCAGTGGACATTCAATATGTCTACCTACGCATTTCTAAACGAGCACTCTATTCTCGCAACCTACACACAAAACGGCGCTTGGCAACTAGCCACTATCGATACCCGCTCTTCACCGTACTCACTTAAAAAGATTAACGCAGCCCATTTAAACCTCACCGTTATTCACGGTATAGAGTGCAGCGAAAACAATGCTGTATTTATTGCAGCGGGGCCAACATTTGCGGCCAATGTATACCATTATTGCGATGGCACAACCAATGCGATTATCCAAAATGAAGAGTTGGTGGCTCCCGCCGAATGCTCAATACCGAAGGCCGTACAATTCTCTACGGGGAAAAGTGCAACCCAGACCGCCTATGGTTTTTACTACCCCCCAGCTAACGCCCACTATTTTTGCACAGAGGGAAAACCACCCCTTATCGTTATTTGCCACGGTGGCCCAACCGGCGCCACCGAAAACGCACTGAATTTAAAAATCCAATATTGGACGAATCGAGGCTTTGCGGTAATGGATGTAAATTATCGCGGTAGCACAGGGTTTGGCAGAACATTCCGCCACGACCTACATAACAACTGGGGCATTTACGATGTAGAGGATGTATGTGCGGCAGCAAATTACGCTGTAGAGCAAGGTTGGGCAGCGGCTGACAAACTGATCATTAAGGGCAGCAGCGCCGGTGGCTACACGGTGCTTGCGGCCTTAACCTTCAGTAGCACTTTTAGTGCTGGAGTGAGCCTTTACGGTATTGGCAACCTAGAAACCCTTGTGTGCGACACCCACAAATTTGAGGCGCGGTACCTAGACAAGCTTGTCGGCGACTACAACCACCAACGTGAACGTTACCGGCAACGCTCTCCTATTCATTTTGTAAACAACATTAATTGCCCACTACTGGTATTTCAGGGGCTGGAAGACAAGGTTGTTCCGCCCAACCAAGCTGAAGCCATGGTAAAGGCCGTAAAGGCGAAAGGCTTAAAGGTAAATTACGTTACCTTTGAGGATGAAGGCCATGGGTTTAGAAATGCTCACAATATAAATACCATGCTCAACGAAGAGCTGCGCTTTTATCAACAGGTATTTAACCTGTAG
- the greB gene encoding transcription elongation factor GreB, with protein sequence MKTNLITREGFRQLEEELDTLWRTERPEVTQKVAWAASLGDRSENADYQYNKKRLREIDRRVRFLRKRLKDLTIVDYSPQQSGKVFFGAWVNVENDEGEKLSFRIVGPDEIYGRNDYISIDSPMARALLKKAVDDEAVVKTPTGLVNWYVLSIQYATG encoded by the coding sequence TTGAAAACAAATCTTATTACCCGTGAAGGTTTTCGCCAGCTCGAAGAAGAGCTGGATACCCTTTGGCGTACGGAGCGGCCAGAAGTTACCCAAAAAGTCGCTTGGGCGGCATCCTTGGGTGATCGCAGTGAAAACGCCGATTATCAGTACAATAAAAAACGGCTAAGAGAAATAGACCGACGTGTTCGTTTTTTGCGTAAGCGGTTAAAAGACTTAACCATCGTCGACTATTCGCCGCAGCAGAGCGGAAAAGTTTTTTTTGGTGCCTGGGTAAACGTGGAAAACGACGAAGGCGAAAAACTGAGCTTTCGTATTGTGGGGCCAGATGAAATTTATGGCCGTAACGATTACATTTCTATAGATTCACCTATGGCGAGAGCGCTGCTAAAAAAAGCGGTGGATGACGAGGCTGTGGTTAAAACGCCCACTGGCCTCGTTAATTGGTATGTGCTGAGTATTCAATATGCTACAGGTTAA
- a CDS encoding HD-GYP domain-containing protein, translated as MSKVVKMHVGELRVGMYVSELDKDWLDTPFIMQGFLLEEQDDIDIVSEYCEYVYVMTDYTESALSSLSSNEGTATQARPRSDVFAPEVSVQEEHRKTYKTFRAARSLTKTLLDDIRLGGALDGTAARSMVNDCVQSVIRHPDALLWMAKIRDEREYTAEHCLNVCILAIAFGRQLGIDEDELHNLGMCGLLHDVGKMRVPQEIVDKPASLTPKEMRLMKAHTVHGRNLLLASSNIYTGAIDVAYSHHEKIDGTGYPRKLPGHGISRYSRIIAIVDAYDAMTADRCYSRAKTSTEALKIIYTEKGKHFDEQLAIKFIETIGLYPAGAIVELYSGEVGIVMESNPRLRHLPRVILLLNENKRQCEKEQVKDLAHIETGELPRKYLIKQVWRDGSFGLRLREYQKKGLVIRH; from the coding sequence ATGTCCAAAGTTGTAAAGATGCATGTGGGTGAGTTACGGGTGGGTATGTACGTCTCTGAGCTCGATAAAGACTGGCTCGATACACCCTTCATTATGCAAGGTTTTTTACTCGAAGAGCAGGACGACATAGACATTGTCTCGGAATATTGCGAGTACGTGTATGTTATGACCGATTATACCGAGAGTGCTCTCAGTTCCCTCAGCTCTAATGAAGGTACGGCAACTCAGGCCCGGCCCCGCAGTGATGTATTTGCGCCAGAAGTGTCTGTGCAGGAAGAGCATCGAAAAACCTATAAAACATTTCGTGCAGCACGCTCGCTGACCAAAACCCTACTCGACGATATTCGCCTGGGTGGCGCACTGGATGGTACAGCGGCACGCAGTATGGTTAATGACTGCGTGCAGTCGGTTATCCGTCATCCGGATGCACTGTTGTGGATGGCAAAAATTCGCGATGAACGAGAATACACCGCAGAGCACTGCCTGAATGTGTGTATTCTTGCGATTGCTTTTGGTCGTCAATTGGGAATAGATGAAGACGAACTGCATAATTTGGGCATGTGCGGCCTGCTGCACGATGTGGGTAAAATGCGTGTGCCACAAGAAATTGTAGATAAACCCGCTAGCCTCACACCAAAAGAAATGCGTTTAATGAAAGCGCATACCGTTCACGGACGAAATCTTTTATTGGCAAGCAGTAATATTTATACGGGTGCTATTGATGTGGCGTATAGCCACCATGAGAAAATCGATGGTACTGGCTACCCGCGTAAATTGCCGGGCCACGGTATTTCGCGTTATTCCCGTATTATTGCCATAGTGGATGCCTACGATGCGATGACAGCCGACCGTTGCTATTCACGGGCAAAAACCTCCACCGAAGCGTTAAAGATTATTTATACCGAAAAAGGTAAACACTTTGACGAGCAGCTAGCGATTAAATTTATCGAAACTATTGGCTTGTATCCTGCGGGTGCCATTGTGGAATTATACAGTGGTGAAGTGGGTATCGTTATGGAATCAAACCCTCGGCTACGACATTTGCCTCGGGTTATTTTGTTGTTGAATGAAAATAAACGGCAGTGTGAAAAAGAACAGGTAAAAGACTTGGCGCATATAGAAACCGGCGAATTGCCAAGAAAATACTTGATTAAACAAGTATGGCGTGATGGTAGTTTTGGCCTTCGCCTACGTGAATATCAGAAGAAAGGTTTGGTTATTCGTCATTAG
- a CDS encoding amino acid aminotransferase: MFNTLPQLPPDPILGLIAQFKSDPRSHKIDLGVGVYRDEQGQTPVLDAVKQAEQRLLNNETSKAYVGPLGSLQFNDLLAKLTLGETHPQLENVALVQTPGGCGALRVAAELIVRTSPKSRIWVSDPTWGNHVPLLGDAGVTLETYPYYDFATHSVRFDEMISALNANAREGDFVLLHGCCHNPTGADLTQGQWQAVTDLCGKKGLIPFIDMAYQGFGFSLEEDAFGIRLMCDQLPEVLFVLSCSKNFGLYRERVGAVAVKSDAKASVSSHIATIVRGIYSMPPSHGASVVAEILADSVLRKCWEADVSVMRTRIQVMRKKLVDTVNTAGAEGRFNHIARQQGMFSFLGISPEQVNALAENHAVFMIGSSRISLAGLNDTNLPVFAQALLKI, from the coding sequence ATGTTCAACACTCTACCTCAGTTGCCTCCCGATCCTATATTAGGTTTGATAGCTCAGTTTAAAAGCGACCCTAGGTCCCACAAAATAGACCTTGGAGTAGGGGTTTATCGAGATGAGCAGGGGCAAACGCCTGTTCTTGACGCGGTGAAGCAGGCCGAGCAACGTTTACTTAACAACGAAACCTCGAAGGCCTATGTGGGCCCTTTGGGTAGTCTGCAGTTTAATGACCTGTTGGCAAAGCTTACGCTTGGGGAAACACATCCACAGCTGGAGAATGTGGCGCTGGTGCAAACACCGGGTGGTTGCGGGGCATTGCGCGTAGCGGCCGAGCTTATAGTGCGTACAAGCCCAAAAAGCCGCATCTGGGTAAGCGACCCAACCTGGGGCAATCATGTTCCGTTGCTCGGTGATGCGGGCGTTACGTTGGAAACTTACCCCTATTACGATTTTGCTACTCACAGTGTCCGTTTTGACGAGATGATCAGTGCTCTTAACGCCAATGCACGGGAGGGAGACTTTGTGCTTCTACATGGGTGCTGTCATAACCCCACTGGGGCTGACCTTACTCAGGGCCAGTGGCAAGCGGTAACCGATCTATGCGGCAAGAAAGGGTTAATTCCTTTTATTGATATGGCCTACCAAGGCTTTGGTTTCAGTTTGGAGGAGGATGCCTTTGGCATTCGCTTAATGTGCGATCAATTACCTGAGGTTTTGTTTGTCTTATCCTGCTCCAAAAATTTTGGCTTGTATCGTGAGCGGGTGGGGGCGGTAGCTGTTAAAAGTGATGCCAAAGCGTCAGTCAGCTCGCATATTGCCACAATTGTGCGGGGCATCTATTCCATGCCTCCATCACACGGGGCATCGGTGGTGGCCGAAATTCTTGCGGATAGCGTTTTGCGCAAATGTTGGGAAGCCGACGTAAGTGTGATGCGTACACGTATTCAGGTTATGCGCAAAAAACTGGTGGATACCGTTAATACGGCTGGCGCCGAAGGTCGTTTTAATCATATTGCGCGCCAACAGGGAATGTTTTCTTTCCTCGGTATATCGCCCGAGCAAGTCAATGCGTTGGCGGAAAATCACGCTGTATTTATGATAGGCAGCAGCCGCATAAGCCTTGCGGGGTTAAACGACACAAATTTACCTGTTTTTGCCCAAGCTTTACTCAAAATCTGA
- a CDS encoding Lrp/AsnC family transcriptional regulator produces MSVTALDNYDTKILRCLQNNAELSMADLGEAVGLSHTPCWRRVKRLEEEGYIKQRVTLLNAEQLNLSVAVHAYITIKSHDEESLLAFESSVQTVNEVVECYSITGEKDYLLKVVVASVDHYEQLLKAKLVHLPNVASVNSVFALKQIKYTTALPL; encoded by the coding sequence ATGAGCGTAACGGCGCTAGACAACTACGATACTAAAATTTTACGCTGCCTGCAGAACAACGCCGAATTATCCATGGCCGATTTGGGTGAGGCCGTTGGTCTATCGCATACGCCCTGCTGGCGCAGGGTAAAACGCCTAGAAGAAGAAGGCTATATCAAGCAACGCGTAACATTGTTAAACGCCGAACAGCTCAATTTAAGCGTGGCAGTACATGCTTATATCACCATTAAAAGTCATGACGAAGAATCTTTACTGGCGTTCGAAAGCTCTGTTCAAACCGTTAATGAAGTTGTGGAATGTTACTCCATAACCGGAGAGAAGGATTATCTACTTAAAGTCGTAGTGGCAAGCGTGGATCACTACGAACAATTACTAAAAGCTAAACTTGTTCATCTTCCTAATGTGGCTTCGGTTAATTCTGTTTTTGCTTTGAAGCAAATTAAATACACAACAGCGCTTCCGCTATAG